DNA from Intestinimonas massiliensis (ex Afouda et al. 2020):
GGCTGTCTGGTGTTTACCCTGGGGGAGGGGCTGTTGGACGCCCGGGCTTACGGCCCCACCACCCGGACCGTCACCGTGGCCAACGATCTGGGGTCCGGCCCGCCCCGGTTCTTTGTGGAGTTCCAGCCGGGCGGGCTCCGGGCCTTTACCGGCGTGCCGCAGTGGGAGCTGGCTGACCGGGTTTGGCCGCTGGCCCAGCTCTCCCCCGGGCTGTATGCCCTGGCGGAGGCGTGCTTTCTGCGGAGCCCCGACCTGGACGGCTTTGTGCAGGCGCTGGACCGGGGCCTGCTGGCCCTTTGCCCGGCTCTGTCCCCCGCCGTACCCCTGCTGGACCATCTGGCCGCCTCCCCCTGTTCCGCCCCCGCGGGGGCCCTGGCCCAGGAGACCGGCTACAGCATCCGCCACCTGTCCCGCCTGCTGCGGACCGAGGCGGGGCTGGGCGTCCATGCCTTTGTCCGGGTCCTGCGCATCAACCGGGCCGTCCGCTGTCTCCAGGCCGGCGCGCCCTCCCTCACCCGTCTGGCCCAGGAGCTGGGCTACTTTGATCAGGCCCACTTCATCCACGATTTCAAGGCGGTCTGCGGGGTGTCGCCCGGCCAGTACCGGGCGGGGATGTCCGCTTTTTACAAGGAACCGCTGAAGCTCTAGAGTATACTTGCTTTGTCTTATCACGAAGGAGGTGTGATCCCATATGGAATTTCAAGGCGTTTTGTTCGCCGTGCGCTCGATGGCCGTATCCCGGCCCTTTTATGAGACGGTGCTGGGCCGGAAGGTCGCCCTGGATCTGGGCGCCAACCTGGTGTTCGAGGGCGGCCCCACGCTTCAGGAGGGGTTTGCCGGGCTGGTGGGCTTTCCGGAGGAGCGCACGGTCTACCGCTCCCACAATGCCGAGCTCTACTTTGAAAGCGAATTCTTCGACGCCGACGTGAGCCGGGTCCGGGCCGCGGGGGTGGAGCTGCTCCACGAGGTGAAGGAGTACCCCTGGGGCCAGCGGGTACTGCGGTTCTATGACCCGGACGGCCACATCATCGAACTGGGCGAATCCATGAAGACGGTGGTCCTGCGGTTTTTGGACCAGGGTCTCAGCGAGGAGGAGGCCGCCCG
Protein-coding regions in this window:
- a CDS encoding helix-turn-helix transcriptional regulator, encoding MEALVFRDRDGICAARSLTHLYLRPHPALRPFVAHYTLCLSAPVPPPPAPGMLTLIPDASGCLVFTLGEGLLDARAYGPTTRTVTVANDLGSGPPRFFVEFQPGGLRAFTGVPQWELADRVWPLAQLSPGLYALAEACFLRSPDLDGFVQALDRGLLALCPALSPAVPLLDHLAASPCSAPAGALAQETGYSIRHLSRLLRTEAGLGVHAFVRVLRINRAVRCLQAGAPSLTRLAQELGYFDQAHFIHDFKAVCGVSPGQYRAGMSAFYKEPLKL
- a CDS encoding VOC family protein, with translation MEFQGVLFAVRSMAVSRPFYETVLGRKVALDLGANLVFEGGPTLQEGFAGLVGFPEERTVYRSHNAELYFESEFFDADVSRVRAAGVELLHEVKEYPWGQRVLRFYDPDGHIIELGESMKTVVLRFLDQGLSEEEAARRSQFPLEFVRWCQTQR